GCTACGCGATCAAGAGCATGTGTTGTACGGCGGGTTCCCTGGTTATGGAATGGTAGGAGGGGCTTTATGTTTATATCATTTGCCATCGGGAGATGAATGGCTCATACCGAACTCGGAACTGATCGAGGAACAAAGTACGGTCTCGCTTGTCGAAAATATGAACGGCATCTTAATTGGCGGTACTAGTATAGAGACACCTGGAGGCGCTGAACCTAAGGCGCACTCTGCTTATATTTATACCTTGAATTTGCAGAAGAGGATCGTTATGAACCGCTGGATGATTCATGAAGGGATTCGCGAATATACTCTACTGCTGGTAGGTCCTAATGGATGGGTTCATACTATAACCTCTTGCGCTAAGTATCTGGTGTGGGACCCGGTTCGTGAGGTTCTATTGCATGAAGTAGATTTGTCGGCTTGGGGGAAAGTATTGAAGGAGAGCTGGGTTCTGTGTGAGGAGGACCAATGTATCTATGGGGTAATGGGCAAAGCAATCTTCCGTATCCCTTTGAGCAGCCTGCAACCGGAACTTATTTCTACTCCGGAAGGGGAGATTACCGCAGGTTTTGCTAAGGTAAATTATGAACTTTACTTTGGTATCTCTGCGCATTTGTGGAGCTATTCGATTAAGGAGAGGTGACGAGCATGAGCTATCGATTATCAGAGCTATCCAAAGATTATTTTCCAAATTTATTAGATGGGATTCATAACATACATGATTGGGAAGAGAAGAGAACGCGAATTGCGCGATTATGGGAGCAGTGGATCGGATGGATGCCCGAGCTAGTCCGGCCGGTTTATACTATACATTCCGAGCTGCAGAAGTCAAACCATGTACGTGTACATCTCTCTTATGAAACTGGATTCGGGGATCGAGTATATGCATACTTGCTTATACCTGGCCAGGAAAGAAACCCACAAGCCAAGCTATACCCGGCGATGCTGGCACTTCACCCGACGGATGCGAAAGGCAAGGACGATATTGCGACGGATGAGGGGAGGGAGAGTCGTAGATATGCGTTAGATCTTGTCTCACGAGGTTATGTTGTCCTGGCGCCGGATACAATTACCGCAGGCGAGCGCATTTATGAGGGGGCAGAGGCATTTCAAACCGCTCCTTTCTATAGCGAATTTCCTCATTCGACAGCGGTGGGCAAGATGATCCACGATCATCAGCAGGGAATTGAACTATTATTAGACCTGCCTTTTGTGGATTCCAAACGAATCGGTGTGATTGGACATTCACTAGGTGCTTACAATGCGTACTTCTTAGCTGCAGTAGATGCACGGATTAAAGTTGTTGTCTCCAGTTGTGGACTATGTCCTTTCACCGATGACCCAACGCCTAATCGATGGGGGCAGCGTGATTGGTTTACACATATCCCTAAGCTTACGGACGTCATGCAAGAGGACAGAGTTCCGTTCGAGTTTCATGAGATCATGGCACTTACTGCTCCCAGACCGTTATTCAACTGGTTCACTCAGAATGATCTGATCTTTCCTAATTGGCAAGCTGGGGCGCTAGCTTCAAATAATTTGGATGCTCTATATCGATTTTTAGGACATGAA
The window above is part of the Paenibacillus lutimineralis genome. Proteins encoded here:
- a CDS encoding dienelactone hydrolase family protein: MSYRLSELSKDYFPNLLDGIHNIHDWEEKRTRIARLWEQWIGWMPELVRPVYTIHSELQKSNHVRVHLSYETGFGDRVYAYLLIPGQERNPQAKLYPAMLALHPTDAKGKDDIATDEGRESRRYALDLVSRGYVVLAPDTITAGERIYEGAEAFQTAPFYSEFPHSTAVGKMIHDHQQGIELLLDLPFVDSKRIGVIGHSLGAYNAYFLAAVDARIKVVVSSCGLCPFTDDPTPNRWGQRDWFTHIPKLTDVMQEDRVPFEFHEIMALTAPRPLFNWFTQNDLIFPNWQAGALASNNLDALYRFLGHEDCYVSLLGNGGHDFPKYIRELSYEFTDRWLRNNESFII